A part of Carassius carassius chromosome 32, fCarCar2.1, whole genome shotgun sequence genomic DNA contains:
- the LOC132113036 gene encoding fos-related antigen 2-like isoform X2 produces the protein MPGSSSAFIPTINAITTSQDLQWMVQPTVITSMSNPYSRPHPYGLSVSSGPSLLGHTALTRPGVIRSIGDARGRRKRDEQLTPEEEEKRRVRRERNKLAAAKCRNRRRELTDMLQGETEKLEEEKADLQKEIETLQKEKDKLEFMLVAHNPVCKLPPEERHQSSHSQQCAPLPLTMRSNLGPRRPMNTLNPVVVKQEPLEDDDDEEEGKSQRSVIKPICLGGGMYCSDGDSLNTPVLAISTPLSTPNIPSLIFTYPSMLEPESPSPSSESCSKAHRRSSSSGDQSSDSLNSPTLLAL, from the exons ATGCCTGGCTCTAGCAGTGCCTTCATTCCCACAATTAATGCCATAACGACCAGTCAGGACCTGCAGTGGATGGTTCAGCCCACAGTAATCACATCCATGTCTAATCCATATTCCCGGCCTCACCCGTACGGCCTGTCTGTGTCTAGTGGCCCGAGCCTCCTCGGTCACACAGCCCTCACACGGCCCGGGGTCATCCGGTCCATCGGCGACGCCCGGGGTCGACGTAAACGAGACGAGCAG CTCACCCCAGAGGAAGAAGAAAAACGGAGAGTTAGACGAGAAAGAAACAAACTAGCTGCAGCAAAATGTCGGAACCGCAGAAGAGAACTGACCGACATGCTTCAAGGG gAGACAGAAAAGTTAGAGGAAGAGAAGGCTGACCTGCAGAAAGAAATCGAGACCCTGCAGAAGGAAAAGGACAAGTTGGAATTCATGTTGGTGGCCCACAACCCCGTGTGCAAACTGCCCCCTGAAGAACGCCATCAAAGCTCGCACTCCCAGCAGTGTGCGCCCCTTCCTCTGACCATGCGCTCCAACCTTGGTCCCCGGCGACCGATGAATACCCTGAACCCAGTGGTGGTTAAACAGGAGCCTTTGGAAGACGATGACGATGAGGAAGAAGGAAAAAGCCAACGTTCAGTCATCAAGCCCATCTGCCTAGGTGGCGGCATGTATTGTTCTGATGGAGACAGCCTCAACACGCCTGTGCTGGCTATTTCCACCCCGTTGTCCACTCCGAACATCCCAAGCCTCATCTTCACCTACCCCAGCATGCTTGAGCCCGAGAGTCCTTCACCCTCATCGGAGTCCTGCTCCAAAGCCCACCGTCGTAGCAGTAGCAGCGGCGACCAATCTTCAGATTCCCTTAATTCTCCCACCCTCTTGGCACTTTGA
- the LOC132113036 gene encoding fos-related antigen 2-like isoform X1 — protein sequence MYQDYIGTYDTSSRGSSSSPAHPDTSPIPASNYQKYIVDMPGSSSAFIPTINAITTSQDLQWMVQPTVITSMSNPYSRPHPYGLSVSSGPSLLGHTALTRPGVIRSIGDARGRRKRDEQLTPEEEEKRRVRRERNKLAAAKCRNRRRELTDMLQGETEKLEEEKADLQKEIETLQKEKDKLEFMLVAHNPVCKLPPEERHQSSHSQQCAPLPLTMRSNLGPRRPMNTLNPVVVKQEPLEDDDDEEEGKSQRSVIKPICLGGGMYCSDGDSLNTPVLAISTPLSTPNIPSLIFTYPSMLEPESPSPSSESCSKAHRRSSSSGDQSSDSLNSPTLLAL from the exons ATGTACCAGGATTACATCGGGACATACGACACATCCTCCCGCGGCAGCAGCAGCTCACCGGCGCACCCGGACACCAGCCCCATTCCTGCCTCCAACTATCAG AAGTACATAGTAGACATGCCTGGCTCTAGCAGTGCCTTCATTCCCACAATTAATGCCATAACGACCAGTCAGGACCTGCAGTGGATGGTTCAGCCCACAGTAATCACATCCATGTCTAATCCATATTCCCGGCCTCACCCGTACGGCCTGTCTGTGTCTAGTGGCCCGAGCCTCCTCGGTCACACAGCCCTCACACGGCCCGGGGTCATCCGGTCCATCGGCGACGCCCGGGGTCGACGTAAACGAGACGAGCAG CTCACCCCAGAGGAAGAAGAAAAACGGAGAGTTAGACGAGAAAGAAACAAACTAGCTGCAGCAAAATGTCGGAACCGCAGAAGAGAACTGACCGACATGCTTCAAGGG gAGACAGAAAAGTTAGAGGAAGAGAAGGCTGACCTGCAGAAAGAAATCGAGACCCTGCAGAAGGAAAAGGACAAGTTGGAATTCATGTTGGTGGCCCACAACCCCGTGTGCAAACTGCCCCCTGAAGAACGCCATCAAAGCTCGCACTCCCAGCAGTGTGCGCCCCTTCCTCTGACCATGCGCTCCAACCTTGGTCCCCGGCGACCGATGAATACCCTGAACCCAGTGGTGGTTAAACAGGAGCCTTTGGAAGACGATGACGATGAGGAAGAAGGAAAAAGCCAACGTTCAGTCATCAAGCCCATCTGCCTAGGTGGCGGCATGTATTGTTCTGATGGAGACAGCCTCAACACGCCTGTGCTGGCTATTTCCACCCCGTTGTCCACTCCGAACATCCCAAGCCTCATCTTCACCTACCCCAGCATGCTTGAGCCCGAGAGTCCTTCACCCTCATCGGAGTCCTGCTCCAAAGCCCACCGTCGTAGCAGTAGCAGCGGCGACCAATCTTCAGATTCCCTTAATTCTCCCACCCTCTTGGCACTTTGA